The segment CGCAAAAAATGGCGGAGCAACACTCCCGGCAGAAGCTTCTTTTGATTTAATCGGATCAGGAACAGGATTCGACAGGCCGGCTCCGGGACTTTCGATCGGGGGACCGACAATTACAGTATGTCCGCAAACTCCGACTTCATTTACAGCCTATCTAAGCAATTGTACAGATACCAGTGATTTCACCTGGTACGTGAATGGTGTTGTAAAAGCTGTGACTCAGTCCTCTCTATGGATTACAAGCAGCTTACAGAACGGAGATGTCGTTTCCGTAGATTGCAGTTGTTTTGACGTTTGTCCGCAGGCATTGAATGCTACGTATCTGGCTGTAACAGTTGATCCTTTGACGGTTGATGCCGGTCCCGATTACACGATCCAGGCAGGTAGCAGTGTTCAGATAACAGGTACTTCAAACGGAACCGATTTTATGTGGAGTCCGACGCAAACATTGAATACTCCCTACTCCATTACAACTTATGCCTCGCCGGAGGAAACCACCACTTACACTTTAACAGCTTTGAACGCAAATTGTTCCCTTTCCGACGAAATGACCGTTTCCGTTTCCAATAACCTCACTATTCCGGGAAGTTTCTCACCCAACGGAGACGGAAGCAACGATAAATGGATCATCGACGGAATTGGTTTTTATCCGGATGCACAGGTAGTTATTTATGATCGCTGGGGACAGAAAATTGCAGAGATTTCCGGCTACAGTTTAACTAAAGCCTGGGACGGAACCAATAAAGGCAAACCCGTTTCGGATGGGGTTTATTTCTATTCATTGGATCTGCGCCAGAATAACGACACCAAACCCCTTAAAGGAAGTATTACCGTAATCCGCTGATGAAAAAAACACTGCTTTGCATACTTGTTTTGATTGCTTCCTGTTCTTTCGGACAGCAAGTGAGTCACATGTCGCAATGGATCCATCATCAGTATGCGATTAATCCGGCATATACAGGAATCAAAACCTGCCTGGAAGCACAATCCACCTTCCGGGGACAGTGGATCAAAGTTGATGGAGCACCTTATTCCGGATGGGTAAGTGTTCACGCTCCTTTGCAATCGAAGCGCAGAAAATTCCTGAGCGGAAGACATGGTTTGGGCGGAATGGTTTACCTGGACAATATCGGTCCGTTCCAGGATATCCGTGTGCAGCTTTCCTATGCGGGACACTTTAATTTTTCACTGACCAATCGTTTATCACTCGGACTCGCAGTAGGTGCCAGACAACTTTCATTCGATTTGAATGAAGCAAAACCTTTGACTCCCGATCCGACCATTAACGGAAGTGCTTCTCAAATCCTTCCGACAGCTACTTTCGGTGCGTGGTGGAACGGAAAGAACTATTTTGCGGGATTTACTTTGTATGAACTCATTCCTCAGAAATGGAATGTAATCGGTACGAACGCAGGATCAAAAATGCATTGGATGGCTACAGGTGGATATAAGTTTTATATCAATCCGAAAATCAACCTGTTTCCCGGAATGTATGTCGCATACACCAAAAACACGCCCATTGAGTTGCAGATCCATGCTTTGGTCGAATTTCAAAGCAAGTTCAATCTCGGTCTGGGTTTAAGAAACACCGATGCGCTGATTGCCATGGTTGGTTTCCGGTTCAAGGAAAAGTGGAAACTCGGATATTCCTACGATTTCGTTCTTTCAAAGCTGCGTCCGAACACTTTCCACTCCCACGAAATCACCCTTTCTTTTTCTCCTTGCAAACAGCGTTCGGAAAGCACTTCCGGTTGCGCTGATTTCGACTAGAAGGCTGTGCTATTCCCATTTCACTGTTTATAAGTATCTCCTGGCCTCCTCTCAGCCGCCCGATTTCTTTCGAAATTTGAGTTTAAAGCATTTGAATGAAAACACAACTTTCTATAATCGCACTAATTGGCGCATTGACAGCATGCGTACCTGCAAAAAAATACAACGAACTTCTTGAAAGAGAAAAAGTATGCAGCGAAGAACTGAGTAAATACAAGGCTTCAAGCATCGAAAACGAAGGAAAAGCAAAAGACCTGCAAATCATGGTCGATCAATTCCGTAAAGACATCGTTACCTTGAAAAAGGACACATTAGAATTGGGATCAAACCTGCGTTTCCTGCAGTCACAATACGATCTGATGGTTGCGCAAAATGAAGCTTACGAACAGAAACTGGATCAAATGCGAATGAAGGGAGCCAAAGAATCAGCCAATTACCAGGCAGATATTGAAGCAAAGAACCAGGAACTTCAACGCAAAGAAGACGCTTTGAAAGCTTTGGAAAGTGAATTGGTAGCCAAGGAAAAACTGCTTATCGAGCGCGAAGAACGCGTGACCGAACTGGAGGAAATGATCAAGCGAAAAGACGATGCCATGAAGCAGTTAAAAACCCGTGTCTCCAGTGCTTTAAAAGGATTTGAGAACAAAGGGCTCACCGTTATTGAAAAGAATGGTAAAATATACGTTTCTCTGGAAGCCAAATTACTTTTCGCATCCGGAAGCACCACGGTTGAACCGGATGGAAAAAAGGCTTTGGTGGATCTGGCAAAAGTATTGGAGAACGAAAAGGATTTGGAAATCATCGTTGAGGGACATACAGACACGGATAAATTGGCAAGCACTGCTCATCCGAAAAACAACTGGGAATTAAGCGTACTCCGTTCAACGGCCGTTGTAGAAATTATGATTGGCAATAGCAAAATGAACCCCATGCAGCTAATGGCGGCCGGAAGAGGCGAATATCATCCGGTTGATCCGAAAGACAAAGCAAAAAACAGACGCATCGAAGTGATTATTTCACCGAACTTAAACGAGCTTTACCAAATTTTAGACGGAAAATAATCCGGAATGGACTTTCAAGAAAGGCACTCTTTTGGGTGTCTTTTTTGTTGAAAATAATTCGTAATTTAAAGAAACAAAAAGAAAGGTCATTCACATGGAACAAACATTGGTTATAGGAGCAACAACGAAAGAAGATCGTTACGCAAACAGGGCAATCCGCGCATTAAGAAGCCACAATTATCCGGTAGTAGCTTTCGGACAAAAAGAAGGTAAAGTGCTGGATGTGGATATTGAAACCGAATGGAATCCGGATTGGGATATTGAAACAGTTACGTTATATCTTGGTCCGCAAAACCAGGAAGGTTACATCGACAAGATCATAGCATTGAAACCGAATCGGGTGATCTTCAATCCCGGAACAGAAAACCCGGCGTTTGTCGAAAAATTAAAAGCCGCTAAAATATACCCTGAAATTGGCTGTACGTTAGTGATGCTTTCAATAGGAACTTATTAAAACATAAAGCCTTGCAAAAATGATTGCAAGGCTTTTTTATTTATGTTATCCGCAAAGGGAAATGTGCTCTTTCAATGCGTGGATAACGGTTTCAGCAATCAAAGTATGAAATGCGTTTTTCCCGTCTTCAGGAGCTTTTTCCAAAGCATTGTAATAACGAAGCCTGTTTTCCAATTCTCCTTTGATATTAGCAATGGGATAACCACTTTGCATCAAAATCAGGTTCATGATCAAACGGCAGGTTCTCCCGTTTCCATCAATGAAAGGGTGAATACGAACGATTTGTTCATGCATTTCTGCAGCCAATATCACCGGATGGAGCAGCGATTTATTTTTTTTATAAAAGGCAAAGACCTCTTCCATCATTGGATTAAGCATATATGGCTCCGGTGGCAAATGAGCACTCCCCGAAATACGAACTCCTATGGAACGGTAAACTCCGGCGTTTTCACGATCAATTCCTTTAAGGATCAAGTGATGGATTTCCTTCAGAATGCGTTCAGAAAAAGCCGTTTTTTTTTGGATCATTTCTCCCAGATAACTGATAGCTTCGGAATGATTTATCGCTTCCAGGTGCTCTCTGACAGATTTCCCACCAACGGTTATTCCATCATTAACAACCAGATAAGTCTCCTGAAGAGTCAGTGTATTTCCTTCAATCCGGTTACTTTCATACGTATAATTCAGATTGAAGTATTCTTCCATTTTCTTTAACTGAAGTTGATTGAGAGGCCGTTTAGAAGACCAGATCTCCAATAATTCAGAACATTCTCTTAATAAATCATTTAATTGGGGAGAAATTACTTTTTGATAATCTGCTTTATTCTGACGATCGTATTTAACCCGCTCTTCAGCAACTTGCATAGCTTTCTCGAACAAACGGCTGTCTTCATCAAACAGAGCATAAATCCTTTCACCAATCCAACTTGCCCTGGTACTATCTTCATCCAATTCCAAATGAGAGATCAATAGTTGTATATGCTTTTCGGAAGGTGTTCTTTCTCCTTTCTCATATTTGTTCAATAAAGCGATATCTATTCCTGAAACCCGCGACAATTCTTTCAATGTATAATTGAATCGCGTGCGTGCCTCTTTTAAAACATCCTTTAATTTCACCTTTTGACAAATTAATTATAGACTAATTTAGTCAAATTTTTTGGATAAAAAAATCCCCGAATCATTTTCGGGGATTTTTTTACAATATCAACATCGCATCTCCGTACGAATAGAACTTATATTTTTCTTTTATTGCTTCATGATAAGCTTCCATCATTAAGTCATGACCGCAGAAAGCTGAAATCATCATTAACAAGGTAGAAAGCGGTGTATGGAAATTCGTTACCAAACTATCTGCAATGCTAAAATCGTAAGGAGGGAAAATAAACTTGTTGGTCCAACCATCAAACGCTTTCAACATGTTATCAGTAGAAACGGATGTCTCAACTGCACGCATGGAAGTTGTTCCGATAGCACAAACGCGCTTCTTATTCCTCTTCGCTTCATTCACGATGCTGGCAGCTTTTTCAGTGATGATCACTTGCTCGGAGTCCATTTTATGCTTCGTCAGATCTTCTACTTCCACAGAACGGAAAGTACCCAATCCTACGTGCAATGTTACTTCAGCAAAGTTTACACCTTTCAACTCCAAACGCTTCAGCAATTCACGGGAGAAATGCAATCCTGCAGTAGGCGCCGCAACAGCTCCTTCTTCTTTCGCATAAATGGTCTGGTATCTTTCCTCGTCAGCTTCTTCCACATCACGCTTGATGTATTTCGGAAGCGGAGTTTCTCCAAGTTCTGTAATTTTTGCCTTGAATTCTTCGTAAGGACCATCAAACAAGAATCGCAATGTTCTTCCGCGGGAAGTAGTATTGTCAATAACCTCAGCTACCAATGAATCATCATCACCGAAGTACAATTTATTTCCAATTCTGATCTTACGTGCCGGATCAACCAATACATCCCACAAAAGGCTCTCACGGTTCAATTCTCTCAATAAGAACACCTCAATCTTAGCACCCGTTTTTTCCTTGTTTCCGTACATGCGGGCAGGGAATACACGTGTGTTGTTCATAATCATAACATCACCTTCACCGAAGTAATTGATAATGTCCTTAAACAAACGGTGCTCGATTTTTCCGGTATCGCGGTGGACTACCATCAAACGTGCTTCATCACGGTTTTCACTTGGGTATTCAGCAATCAGTTCGTCCGGAAGATCAAAACTGAATTCAGAAAGCTTCATTTTATTCATACAAGCTGTATTTTTATCTGCTTTAAATCAAAAGAGGGCAAAATTACAAAAAATCAGGGTATTTTACAAGGGTTGTCCCTCAATGAATTCAATCCATTCTTCAACACTCTTAGAATCCTGAATATCATAAATGCCAGACTTCGTTCTTCGCAATGCAATAAGGGTCGCACCACATCCGAGTTTTTGTCCGAAATCATGTGCAATTGAACGAATATAGGTGCCTTTCGAGCAGGAAATCTCAAAATCAACTTCCGGAAAACGGGTTGCATCAATCTTGAAATCCATTACTTCAATTGTATTGGCTTTCAATTCTTTTTCAATTCCGGCCCTCGCATAGTCATATGCCCGTTTGCCATTGATCTGTTTGGCAGAAAACAAAGGCGGAACCTGTTGCTGCACGCCCAGGAAACTCAAACGAACTTCTTCCAGCTGTTCCGGAGTAATCCCGGCAGTTTCCTTGTCTGAATTGTACTCAGTTTCCAGGTCGTAGGAAGGGGTTGTTTTTCCCAAAAGGAAAGTACCGGTATACGTTTTAGCATCTGAAGTCAGGCCTTCAATGAGCTTCGTATGTTTTCCGATACAAATAACCAGTAATCCGGTAGCTAAAGGATCCAGCGTTCCTGCATGTCCTACCTTTAATTTCTTTACTCCGAGCCGCTTGCGAAGATGCCAGCGCAGTTTATTAACCGCATCGAAAGAAGTCCATTCAAAGGGTTTATCCACCAAAATGGTGCTTCCCTGTGCAAATTCCGTAATCATTAAAGGATTGTTAATTCGTAACCACAAAGCATCAGGATCAGAATAATCCCGCCGACAATAATTCGGTACCAGCCAAAGAGCTTAAATCCGTGTTTGTTCAGAAAACCGATAAATCCTTTGATAGCGATAATAGCAACTATAAACGCCACTACATTCCCAATAATCAATAAGTTGATTTGGTCACCGGATAAAGAGTCGTGTTTTTCAAAATAATCCAGGGTCTTTTTAGCCGTTGCTCCAAGCATGGTAGGTAAAGCCAAAAAGAAAGAAAATTCTGCTGCCAGCTTCCGGCTCATCTTCTGGCTCATTCCTCCTACTATGGATGCCCCTGAACGGGAAACTCCAGGTATCATGGCAATGCATTGAAAGAATCCAACTTTTAAGGCATCCCAATAAGTCATTTCTTCCATTTTATGGATACGCGGTTTATTGAACCAATTATCCACAAACAATAAGATCACACCTCCGACAAGTAAGGAAATGGCAACTGCCATCGGGTTTTCCAGTAACTGATCAATATAATCCGAAAGCAAAACGCCCAAAACAGCAGCAGGAATAAAGGCTACAATAAGTTTCAGGTAAAACTGCACACTTTGAAAAAAGCGTTTGAAATACAGTACAAAAACAGCCAGAATTGCCCCCAATTGAATAACAATCATAAACAATTTGGTGAAATCATCATTCTCAACCCCCATTGCAGCAGACCCCAGGATCATATGCCCGGTCGATGAAACAGGCAAAAACTCAGTTAGGCCCTCAATGAGAGCCAATATAATTGCTTCAAACCAATTCATGGATTATTCTTGAGAATTAGAATCTTTCGCTTTCTTCATGATGCCGTAAATCATTACGACAAATCCTGCTACAATCAAAATCGGAGCAATGGTAATCCGAACGGTAGAAAACAACTCTTTTTCATGGAAATCCGCAGGATTATCTGCTCCACCACCGATCATTAAGAGGTAGCCGATAATATTGATTGCCAAACCAATGAAAATGATTCGCAGGTTTTCTTTTTTTATGGGAAAGTCGAATTTATTGTTCATGCTGTAACTGAATGTGTGGCTAAATTAATATAAATCATCCAATTTCGCACGTAAATATTTGTTTAGCGCAAACCACGTGGAAACAATGGTTAAAATACACCCAATAATCAGAAGTGATGCAAAAAGCAGCAGCACATCCATCAGTTTCATATCAATCTCAATAATGTCGAGTACATTGTTCAATGCAAAAAATACGGTCATTAAAAAAGCCATCCCGATAATTCCTGAAACAATTCCCTGGTAAACTGCCTGCTTCAAAAATGGTCTTCTGATAAACCCGCTGGTAGCACCAACCAATTGCATGGTCTTAATGGTAAAGCGCTTGGAATAAAGCGCCAAACGAATGGTATTGTTGATCATTGCTACTGCAATCACAATCAACAGGGAAGCAACAACCAAAATCAGGAAAGCAAATTGTTTAAATCCTAAATTCACTTCTTCCAGGGCCGCTTTATCGTAATTTACTTCAGCCAGCATGTCGCCGTATTTATTATTCAGGCGTATTTCGATTTCTTTCATTCCTTTTTTAGTCACAAAAGAGCTTAGCGGCCGGAAGTTAATGGTCGGAGGGAGCGGATTCTCTCCTTCAAAAATGGCAAGAATCTCAGATGAGTTCTGATCGGAACCTTTGAATTCATCAATAGCACGTTCGGGTGAAACGAAAACCACTTCTTTGAAGCAATCCCATGATTTTAGTTCCTGTGCTACTTGCTTGATATCTGCTGGATTGTACTCCGATTTAAAGAATAAATCACCGTGCAGATTTTCCCGAGCTTGTCTTTGCAGCGAATCCAGGCCAATTACTCCTGCCAATACCAAACCTATCATAAACAGAACCAACGAAATTCCGATTACCGTTGAAACGTAACTGGTTCGCAGTCCTTTTTTTCCTGTTTTTTCGATTCCTTTACTCATCATTACGAAATTACACTTTTTCGATACATGCTCTTTTATCAATTTGAGAAGCTATTAACGAAGAAATGAACAAATTTTCAGCTTTCTGAAATTTTGCTGTTTTGATAACCAAAAAACGCCTATTTTGTACCAACTTTAATTCAAAAACCCTATGAAAAAAACATTCTTTTACGCAGCAAGCATTGCTTTTATCACTTTGGGAATGACCGCGTGCGGCGCTTCAACCGAAGAAAACAAGGAAGACACAGCAACAACCTATGAGCTGGATTCAAAAGCAACAACTTTGAAATGGAAAGGTACGTATGCCGCAGACGGACACACGCACAACGGAACCGTGGACATTTCATCCGGATCGATTACCTACAAGGGCGAGACATTCGAAGCAGGAAATTTTACGGTTGACATGAAAACGATCAAGAATGAACTGACTCCTGAAATGGGTTCTGAAGACCTGAACAGCTCCATCATGGGCGAAGGTTTATTCAACGCATCCCAATTCCCGAATGTAGACGTGGTTATAAACAGCATTTCAGACAAGGAAATAGATGCAACATTAAAAGTTGCCGGAAAAGAAGTTCCTGCTAAAATGCCTGTCACAGTTAAGAGAACAGACAAGGAATTGACCGCAAAAGGAAAATTCACCGTTGATTTTTCTCCGATGGACGCAGAAGGATTCAAACCGGGAACTGAAAAAGGAAAAGAAACGCAGTACATCAAGCCGGGTGTTGACTTCGAATTGAACCTGGTAATGAAAGCTAAGTAACTATCAATAGCATTCAAAATAATAGGCAAGGCTTCCTGAATGGAAGCCTTTTTTATGTCAATGATTCTACAATTTTATTTTCACGACCAACATTTCAAATCATTACATTTAAAACATCATGTTTTATTTCTAAAAATTTGTGATAATTTGTTTTCATCGAATCGTCGGATTTGTTTTTGGATTATTTTTGCCGGAAATTAATTTCAGATGAACGTTTTTAAATTTGGTGGAGCTTCTGTGAAAGACGCCAATGCAGTAAGGAATGTATCTCACATTCTTTCCCTTTTCCCTAAAGATCAATTGATTGTTGTTGTGTCTGCAATGGGTAAGACAACCAACGCCATGGAAGAGATCGTAGAATCCCTTTGGAACAGGAATGAAAAACGTTACATGGAATTAATCGAAGACCGTTACCAGTTCCATCAACTGATCGTTGCGGAATTATTCCCGGAAAAACATTACTTCATTCATCAGCAGATGGAAGAATTGTTTGAATCCCTTAAAAGCCGTTTTCACCTTCCGATTTCCGACAATTACAACTTTGAATACGATCAGATCGTTTCATTGGGAGAAGTTTTATCTACTATGATTGTAGAAGCTTTCATGAAAGAAGAAGGTCATGTTACAGCGTGGGTCGATTGCAGAAAAATCATCCGTACGAATCACGAATACCGCGAAGGCGAAGTAGACTGGGCAAAAACAGAGGCGTTGGTAAAAGAACGTTTATTGCCTTTGTTCAAGGAAAAACGCATCGCAATCACACAAGGTTTTATCGGGCACACTTCGGAAGGGTTTACAACCACACTTGGAAGAGAAGGTTCTGACTTCACCGCCGGAATTTTGGCGTATTGCACAAATGCAAAAGGAGTTACGATCTGGAAAGATGTTCCGGGAATGCTGAATGCAGATCCGAAATGGTTCGATGACACGATCAAACTTCAAAAGATTTCGTTCAAGGAAGCTATTGAACTTTCATACTACGGTGCAAGTGTTATCCACCCGAAAACCATTAAGCCGCTTCAAAACAAAGGCATTCCTTTGTACGTGAAATCCTTTATCGATCCGAATGCAGAAGGAACGGTAATCCAGGAATCCATGGATTTCGATCATCTGGTTCCGTCTTTCATTTTCAAAATGGACCAGGTATTGATGTCTTTCACACCAAAAGATTTCTCCTTTATCGTAGAAGAGAACCTGGGAGATATTTTCCAGCAACTGGCTTTCTACGGAGTAAGAATTAATCTGATGCAGAATTCAGCACTGAGCTTCTCCATCCTGTTCGACCGTTCCAAAACTGAACCGATGAAACTGGTGGAAAAATTCAAAGATCAATATTCTATTCGCTACAACGAAGGACTGGAATTGGTGACGATCCGTCATTACGACCAGGCTACTATTGACCGCGTCACCATCGATAAAGACATCCTACTGGAACAGCGAACACGACAAACCATTCGTATGGTCATGAAAAATAAGTAGGGACGCGACGCATCGCGTCCCTACTTATTTTTATTATCACATCGCCTCCCTACTTATTTTTATTGTCGCATTCGTCCTGCTTATTTTTGTAACGAATCCCTAAGTTTGCATTATCAACTATGAAAAACTTATGAAAGGACTCTTACATTCACTTTTCATCCTTGCACCTATTTTGTCGTTCGCTCAAACGAAAGCACCGGTCGATTCCATGTCTTTTTACTTTGAGTTCAACAGCCATGTCATCAATTTTCAGTATCCGCACAATTCGGACACAAAAACAAAGCTCTCCAAACTCAAAGAGCCGTCGCTGGTTCTACGCGCTTATACCGATTCAACCGGTTCCAAAGAATACAATCTCAAACTGGCAGAAGCACGATTGGAAGCAACCAAACAATTCCTGGACAAAACCTATCCAAAGCAGTTTAGCATCCGTACAGAAGTTGCTATCGGTGAAGACCTTTCACAGCGGTCGGATTCAGATAAACGGCGGGTAGACATTATTGCTTCCCACTCTTCCAAAACAAACAGCACCGAAATTGCCTCCAAAAAGAAACGGACCTTTGAACTTAATGTTCCCATTCAATTAAAGATCCAATTTGTTTACGGACGTGATGAGGTACTCAAAAGCTCTTATGAAGACATTCAATTCCTGATTGAAACGCTCCGGG is part of the Fluviicola sp. genome and harbors:
- a CDS encoding CoA-binding protein; translated protein: MEQTLVIGATTKEDRYANRAIRALRSHNYPVVAFGQKEGKVLDVDIETEWNPDWDIETVTLYLGPQNQEGYIDKIIALKPNRVIFNPGTENPAFVEKLKAAKIYPEIGCTLVMLSIGTY
- the truB gene encoding tRNA pseudouridine(55) synthase TruB, which translates into the protein MITEFAQGSTILVDKPFEWTSFDAVNKLRWHLRKRLGVKKLKVGHAGTLDPLATGLLVICIGKHTKLIEGLTSDAKTYTGTFLLGKTTPSYDLETEYNSDKETAGITPEQLEEVRLSFLGVQQQVPPLFSAKQINGKRAYDYARAGIEKELKANTIEVMDFKIDATRFPEVDFEISCSKGTYIRSIAHDFGQKLGCGATLIALRRTKSGIYDIQDSKSVEEWIEFIEGQPL
- a CDS encoding OmpA family protein → MKGLLHSLFILAPILSFAQTKAPVDSMSFYFEFNSHVINFQYPHNSDTKTKLSKLKEPSLVLRAYTDSTGSKEYNLKLAEARLEATKQFLDKTYPKQFSIRTEVAIGEDLSQRSDSDKRRVDIIASHSSKTNSTEIASKKKRTFELNVPIQLKIQFVYGRDEVLKSSYEDIQFLIETLREDPTLYVVLGGHVCCGTDSKNLSGMRADRIKQILVMEGNISGSRINAVGFGNKKPLFVEDSEEHRQANRRVEATFYKK
- a CDS encoding DUF3098 domain-containing protein, which codes for MNNKFDFPIKKENLRIIFIGLAINIIGYLLMIGGGADNPADFHEKELFSTVRITIAPILIVAGFVVMIYGIMKKAKDSNSQE
- a CDS encoding aspartate kinase, coding for MNVFKFGGASVKDANAVRNVSHILSLFPKDQLIVVVSAMGKTTNAMEEIVESLWNRNEKRYMELIEDRYQFHQLIVAELFPEKHYFIHQQMEELFESLKSRFHLPISDNYNFEYDQIVSLGEVLSTMIVEAFMKEEGHVTAWVDCRKIIRTNHEYREGEVDWAKTEALVKERLLPLFKEKRIAITQGFIGHTSEGFTTTLGREGSDFTAGILAYCTNAKGVTIWKDVPGMLNADPKWFDDTIKLQKISFKEAIELSYYGASVIHPKTIKPLQNKGIPLYVKSFIDPNAEGTVIQESMDFDHLVPSFIFKMDQVLMSFTPKDFSFIVEENLGDIFQQLAFYGVRINLMQNSALSFSILFDRSKTEPMKLVEKFKDQYSIRYNEGLELVTIRHYDQATIDRVTIDKDILLEQRTRQTIRMVMKNK
- a CDS encoding type IX secretion system membrane protein PorP/SprF, producing the protein MKKTLLCILVLIASCSFGQQVSHMSQWIHHQYAINPAYTGIKTCLEAQSTFRGQWIKVDGAPYSGWVSVHAPLQSKRRKFLSGRHGLGGMVYLDNIGPFQDIRVQLSYAGHFNFSLTNRLSLGLAVGARQLSFDLNEAKPLTPDPTINGSASQILPTATFGAWWNGKNYFAGFTLYELIPQKWNVIGTNAGSKMHWMATGGYKFYINPKINLFPGMYVAYTKNTPIELQIHALVEFQSKFNLGLGLRNTDALIAMVGFRFKEKWKLGYSYDFVLSKLRPNTFHSHEITLSFSPCKQRSESTSGCADFD
- a CDS encoding OmpA family protein, whose amino-acid sequence is MKTQLSIIALIGALTACVPAKKYNELLEREKVCSEELSKYKASSIENEGKAKDLQIMVDQFRKDIVTLKKDTLELGSNLRFLQSQYDLMVAQNEAYEQKLDQMRMKGAKESANYQADIEAKNQELQRKEDALKALESELVAKEKLLIEREERVTELEEMIKRKDDAMKQLKTRVSSALKGFENKGLTVIEKNGKIYVSLEAKLLFASGSTTVEPDGKKALVDLAKVLENEKDLEIIVEGHTDTDKLASTAHPKNNWELSVLRSTAVVEIMIGNSKMNPMQLMAAGRGEYHPVDPKDKAKNRRIEVIISPNLNELYQILDGK
- a CDS encoding permease-like cell division protein FtsX: MSKGIEKTGKKGLRTSYVSTVIGISLVLFMIGLVLAGVIGLDSLQRQARENLHGDLFFKSEYNPADIKQVAQELKSWDCFKEVVFVSPERAIDEFKGSDQNSSEILAIFEGENPLPPTINFRPLSSFVTKKGMKEIEIRLNNKYGDMLAEVNYDKAALEEVNLGFKQFAFLILVVASLLIVIAVAMINNTIRLALYSKRFTIKTMQLVGATSGFIRRPFLKQAVYQGIVSGIIGMAFLMTVFFALNNVLDIIEIDMKLMDVLLLFASLLIIGCILTIVSTWFALNKYLRAKLDDLY
- a CDS encoding YceI family protein, with translation MKKTFFYAASIAFITLGMTACGASTEENKEDTATTYELDSKATTLKWKGTYAADGHTHNGTVDISSGSITYKGETFEAGNFTVDMKTIKNELTPEMGSEDLNSSIMGEGLFNASQFPNVDVVINSISDKEIDATLKVAGKEVPAKMPVTVKRTDKELTAKGKFTVDFSPMDAEGFKPGTEKGKETQYIKPGVDFELNLVMKAK
- a CDS encoding gliding motility-associated C-terminal domain-containing protein, which translates into the protein MNLSAVKVLLISFLSVTSGFAQLTNDACPTATPLCPNVSVSGSNTGATATVCPGCEDDFTFCFSGTNSVWYQFNTNVTGGDVTFNFSNLLFNLQAGRGTELQAAIIQAVVPCDAATYTLISNCESGSATAFSLTAVGLPANTTYYLVVNGAKNGGATLPAEASFDLIGSGTGFDRPAPGLSIGGPTITVCPQTPTSFTAYLSNCTDTSDFTWYVNGVVKAVTQSSLWITSSLQNGDVVSVDCSCFDVCPQALNATYLAVTVDPLTVDAGPDYTIQAGSSVQITGTSNGTDFMWSPTQTLNTPYSITTYASPEETTTYTLTALNANCSLSDEMTVSVSNNLTIPGSFSPNGDGSNDKWIIDGIGFYPDAQVVIYDRWGQKIAEISGYSLTKAWDGTNKGKPVSDGVYFYSLDLRQNNDTKPLKGSITVIR
- a CDS encoding Fic family protein: MKLKDVLKEARTRFNYTLKELSRVSGIDIALLNKYEKGERTPSEKHIQLLISHLELDEDSTRASWIGERIYALFDEDSRLFEKAMQVAEERVKYDRQNKADYQKVISPQLNDLLRECSELLEIWSSKRPLNQLQLKKMEEYFNLNYTYESNRIEGNTLTLQETYLVVNDGITVGGKSVREHLEAINHSEAISYLGEMIQKKTAFSERILKEIHHLILKGIDRENAGVYRSIGVRISGSAHLPPEPYMLNPMMEEVFAFYKKNKSLLHPVILAAEMHEQIVRIHPFIDGNGRTCRLIMNLILMQSGYPIANIKGELENRLRYYNALEKAPEDGKNAFHTLIAETVIHALKEHISLCG
- the queA gene encoding tRNA preQ1(34) S-adenosylmethionine ribosyltransferase-isomerase QueA; translated protein: MKLSEFSFDLPDELIAEYPSENRDEARLMVVHRDTGKIEHRLFKDIINYFGEGDVMIMNNTRVFPARMYGNKEKTGAKIEVFLLRELNRESLLWDVLVDPARKIRIGNKLYFGDDDSLVAEVIDNTTSRGRTLRFLFDGPYEEFKAKITELGETPLPKYIKRDVEEADEERYQTIYAKEEGAVAAPTAGLHFSRELLKRLELKGVNFAEVTLHVGLGTFRSVEVEDLTKHKMDSEQVIITEKAASIVNEAKRNKKRVCAIGTTSMRAVETSVSTDNMLKAFDGWTNKFIFPPYDFSIADSLVTNFHTPLSTLLMMISAFCGHDLMMEAYHEAIKEKYKFYSYGDAMLIL
- a CDS encoding undecaprenyl-diphosphate phosphatase is translated as MNWFEAIILALIEGLTEFLPVSSTGHMILGSAAMGVENDDFTKLFMIVIQLGAILAVFVLYFKRFFQSVQFYLKLIVAFIPAAVLGVLLSDYIDQLLENPMAVAISLLVGGVILLFVDNWFNKPRIHKMEEMTYWDALKVGFFQCIAMIPGVSRSGASIVGGMSQKMSRKLAAEFSFFLALPTMLGATAKKTLDYFEKHDSLSGDQINLLIIGNVVAFIVAIIAIKGFIGFLNKHGFKLFGWYRIIVGGIILILMLCGYELTIL